In the Clupea harengus chromosome 16, Ch_v2.0.2, whole genome shotgun sequence genome, one interval contains:
- the fshr gene encoding follicle-stimulating hormone receptor yields MQRASRKEHLPYLHTELETTRYILSAVKEFQLNITMKNVVVVVVMLGLSLMGLRSSANSTLARPHPCLFDGESFSCLNKEVQEMPTDIPKNTTYMEFKLTRLIAIPKRAFFGLQHLQRIVVSENGYLLQISDFSFANLSSLTEIIITKSKNLAIIHKNAFWNLPKLKYLSISNTGLKKLPVFSRINSVVLEFLLILQDNMDLKVIPTNAFLGLSMASELRLSNNNITNVESYAFNGTKIQRLSLMGNKNLSHIDRDAFLGAEGPKSLDISDTLVDLLPHSMLRTLRSLVAISVKSLRILPSLKFFPDLIEANLTYPSHCCAFADFRKNRSVLFFSLS; encoded by the exons ATGCAAAGGGCTTCCAGAAAAGAGCATCTTCCATATCTACACACAGAGCTGGAAACGACCAGATACATCCTCTCAGCAGTGAAGGAATTTCAACTGAACATCACAATGAagaatgtggtggtggtggtagtgatgCTGGGGCTATCTTTGATGGGGCTCAGAAGTTCAGCCAACAGCACACTAGCAAGACCTCATCCCTGCTTGTTCGATGGAGAATCATTCTCGTGTTTGAACAAGGAGGTTCAAGAGATGCCTACCGACATCCCCAAAAACACAACCTACAT GGAATTCAAGCTAACCCGCCTCATTGCAATTCCAAAGAGAGCCTTCTTTGGTTTACAACACCTACAAAGGAT AGTGGTCTCAGAGAACGGATATCTGTTGCAGATCAGTGATTTCTCCTTCGCCAACCTCTCCAGCCTAACAGAGAT AATAATAACTAAATCAAAAAACCTCGCCATCATTCACAAGAATGCCTTCTGGAACCTGCCTAAGCTGAAATATTT GTCCATATCAAACACTGGACTGAAAAAGCTGCCTGTTTTCTCCAGGATTAACTCAGTTGTGCTGGAGTTTTTGCT TATCCTCCAGGACAACATGGACCTCAAGGTCATCCCTACCAATGCATTCTTGGGACTGAGCATGGCCTCAGAGCT CAGGTtgagtaataataatatcacCAACGTGGAGAGCTATGCTTTCAATGGCACTAAAATACAGAGATT GTCtctcatgggaaacaaaaatCTCAGCCACATAGACCGAGACGCCTTCTTGGGAGCTGAGGGTCCTAAATCTCT AGACATCTCAGACACCTTGGTTGACCTTCTGCCACACAGCATGCTGAGGACCCTCCGGAGTCTGGTTGCCATCTCTGTCAAATCCCTGAGAATTCTACCCAGCCTAAAATTCTTTCCAGATCTCATAGAAGCCAACCTCACATATCCCAGCCACTGCTGTGCCTTCGCCGACTTCAGGAAGAATAGGTCTGTCCTCTTTTTTTCATTATCATAG